From Arachis stenosperma cultivar V10309 chromosome 2, arast.V10309.gnm1.PFL2, whole genome shotgun sequence, one genomic window encodes:
- the LOC130960320 gene encoding probable LRR receptor-like serine/threonine-protein kinase RKF3 yields the protein MTILPLFLFFFFLPPPSLSQQPPPPPPPSSSSCPLNFTILYTLTGTGNTPTSYSAASGTTVTNTKCQFIRQSFRLLQSDLLRRTDNFMPPLSASLSCWSNFQSYINSFDPTFHIQSSCGFSNASISQGCVNITTRQRFESLVSSSVLQNVDTSCNQSLENNSPCALCTTSLSSLPASGKSLGNLSDCTSLPSVYAAAFSNAFGPSNPGTAKCLFSLDFTPLGDSNNKKNKKKIVVSVVVTFICVSGLVFVVLGLWKLNEKLSGKNVSVAEMGLVSSSSVMGLDYSSMDQSTTLIRFSIEDIKKATKNFSRDNIIGRGGYGNVYKGLLNDGTEVALKRFKNCSAAGDSSFKHEVEVIASVRHVNLVALRGYCSATTNLEGYQRIIVCDLMKNGSLHDHLFGGGSSSSIGLNNKLSWPIRQKIALGTARGIAYLHYGAQPSIIHRDIKASNILLDEKFEAKVADFGLAKFNPEGMTHMSTRVAGTMGYVAPEYALYGQLTERSDVFSFGVVLLELLSGKKALSMSNDGQPSALTDWAWSMVRTNKALDVIEDGMPELGSPKILEKYVLIGVLCSHPQLYARPTMDQVVKMMETDQDVEDNEENMVPAIPDRPIPLVARRIDIERSASSSGGGGSGGSGGLSSPTGYQAYTIGSDKHSSNNSKEDGSSSSKILSIEE from the coding sequence ATGACCATTTTAcccctcttccttttcttcttctttctacCACCACCATCTCTCTcccaacaaccaccaccaccaccaccaccctcatcatcatcatgcccTCTTAACTTCACCATCCTCTACACCCTCACCGGCACCGGAAACACCCCAACCTCTTACTCCGCCGCCTCCGGAACCACCGTCACAAACACCAAGTGCCAGTTCATCCGCCAATCCTTCCGCCTCCTCCAGTCCGACCTCCTCCGCCGCACCGACAACTTCATGCCACCCCTCTCCGCCTCCCTCTCATGCTGGTCCAACTTCCAATCCTACATCAACTCCTTCGACCCCACCTTCCATATTCAATCCTCATGCGGATTCTCCAACGCTTCAATTTCCCAAGGTTGCGTCAACATCACCACAAGGCAACGCTTTGAATCGTTGGTATCCTCTTCCGTGCTTCAAAATGTGGATACTAGTTGTAACCAGTCCCTTGAGAATAACTCGCCATGCGCACTCTGCACTACAAGCTTGTCTTCTTTACCAGCTTCTGGTAAATCTCTTGGGAACCTCAGTGATTGCACTTCTCTGCCTTCTGTTTATGCTGCTGCTTTTAGCAACGCTTTTGGCCCTTCTAACCCTGGCACTGCAAAGTGCTTGTTCTCCCTTGATTTCACACCTCTCGGTGATTCtaacaacaagaagaacaagaagaagattGTTGTTTCTGTCGTTGTCACCTTTATTTGTGTTTCGGGTTTGGTTTTCGTGGTTTTGGGATTGTGGAAGTTGAATGAAAAGTTGAGTGGTAAAAATGTTAGTGTTGCTGAAATGGGTTTGGTTTCTTCTTCAAGTGTTATGGGTCTGGATTATTCTTCTATGGATCAGAGCACTACTTTGATAAGATTCAGTATTGAGGATATTAAGAAAGCTACAAAGAATTTCTCAAGAGATAACATAATTGGAAGAGGAGGTTATGGCAACGTTTACAAAGGGTTGCTAAATGATGGAACTGAGGTTGCATTGAAGAGGTTCAAGAACTGTTCTGCTGCTGGTGATTCCAGCTTCAAGCATGAGGTTGAGGTTATTGCAAGTGTTAGGCATGTGAATCTTGTTGCATTAAGAGGATATTGCAGTGCCACAACAAATTTAGAAGGGTACCAAAGAATCATTGTTTGTGATTTAATGAAAAATGGTAGCCTTCATGACCATTTATTTGGCGGCGGTTCTTCTTCATCAATTGGGCTTAATAATAAGCTAAGTTGGCCAATTAGGCAAAAGATTGCACTAGGAACTGCTAGAGGAATTGCTTATTTGCATTATGGTGCTCAACCTTCCATAATTCATAGAGATATCAAAGCAAGTAACATTCTTTTAGACGAAAAATTCGAGGCTAAGGTAGCCGATTTCGGTCTAGCAAAGTTTAATCCTGAAGGTATGACACATATGAGCACAAGGGTAGCAGGAACAATGGGTTATGTGGCTCCGGAATATGCTTTGTATGGTCAATTAACAGAGAGAAGTGATGTTTTCAGCTTTGGTGTTGTGCTTCTTGAGCTTCTAAGTGGGAAAAAAGCACTTTCAATGAGCAATGACGGTCAACCTTCTGCGTTGACCGATTGGGCATGGTCAATGGTTAGAACAAACAAGGCCTTAGATGTGATTGAAGATGGAATGCCTGAACTTGGGTCACCCAAGATTCTTGAGAAGTATGTTTTGATTGGTGTGCTCTGTTCTCATCCTCAATTGTATGCTAGGCCTACTATGGATCAAGTTGTTAAGATGATGGAAACAGATCAAGATGTTGAAGATAATGAGGAGAACATGGTGCCGGCTATACCGGATCGGCCGATCCCTCTGGTGGCCAGAAGGATTGATATCGAGAGATCGGCCAGTAGTAGTGGCGGCGGCGGCAGCGGCGGCTCTGGTGGACTATCTAGTCCTACAGGGTACCAAGCTTATACAATTGGAAGTGATAAGCATTCTTCTAATAACTCTAAGGAAGATGGAAGTTCAAGCTCCAAGATTTTGAGTATAGAAGAATGa
- the LOC130963526 gene encoding E3 ubiquitin-protein ligase SP1-like, translated as MTMIPWGGISCCLSAAALYLLGRSSGRDAELLKSVTRVNQLKELAQLLDAKILPLVVSISGRVSSETLIHCEFSGLRGVIVEETAEQHFLKHNDAGSWIQDSALMLSMSKEVPWYLIMDDSTSDSQMNQGKVDYEFESNEVSEV; from the exons ATGACGATGATTCCATGGGGTGGAATAAGTTGCTGTTTGAGTGCAGCTGCTCTATACCTCCTTGGCAGAAGCAGTGGCAG GGATGCTGAGCTTCTGAAATCTGTAACAAGGGTCAATCAATTGAAGGAGCTGG CACAACTGTTAGATGCGAAAATCTTACCCTTGGTTGTTAGCATTTCTGGGAGAGTCAGCTCTGAAACCCTAATTCACTGTGAGTTTAGTGGTTTAAGAGGAGTAATAGTTGAAGAAACG GCAGAGCAACATTTTCTTAAACACAATGATGCAGGTTCATGGATACAAGATTCTGCTTTAATGCTATCCATGAGTAAAGAAGTTCCTTGGTATCTG ataatggatgatTCAACCTCAGATTCTCAGATGAATCAGGGCAAAgtggattatgaatttgaatctaacgaagtttctgaggtttga